A window of Chiloscyllium plagiosum isolate BGI_BamShark_2017 chromosome 25, ASM401019v2, whole genome shotgun sequence genomic DNA:
gctccaccatttggtcACGGCTGACATGCTTCTCAATCCTTGATTCTCTTTacaaagaaagctgggtgactgtctgtgtggagtttgtacattctccccatgtctgcatcagtttcctctgggtgctccggtttccttccacagtccaaagggcctgtttccacactgtagggaatctaatctaatcttaacctatctatctccgtcttaaagaCACacaaagacttggcctccatagccttgtGTAGCAATGAGTTCTACTGGTTCGCCAGCATCTGACTGAAAAAAATCCTCTTCATCTTAGTTTTAAAGGGTTTTctcttcaccctgaggctgtgcccttggattaTAGTCTCTACTAtgactggaaacatcttctccctgTCCACTGTACCCAGGCGTTACAACATGGAGGCAAATTTCTCtgataattaaaccaaacacccagaaaagcttgcctcatCTCTTCTCGCAATCTGTTAACTATAGAGTGAtggagaactcctaaattccactacttaaagaaaaataacaatttattgtcTTAACTCTAATAGTGATCACTAAACAacaatgtataacatgaatagttgtggttcaAACACAgagcctgtggaactccactaatcaccggctgccatcctgaaaaagaccttttCCTCCCCTCACTGCCTTATGACAGTCACCTAtacctctatccatgccaatatcttgcccctaataccatggacTCATTTAGCAgcttcttgtgcagcaccttgtcaaaggccttctggaaatccaaatagatcatgcccACTGGCTATCTTTtctctaacttgcttgttacctcctcaaagaattctagcaaatttgtcaggtatgacctcgtgacgaagctgtgctgactcagccctattttaccatgaacCTCCTGgtactccgcaatctcatcctGAATAATAGACGGTTAAATCTTACCAATGagtgaggtcaggctaactggcctataattctcatcttctgcctccgTCCCTTTTTAATCGGGTGTAATGTTAAATCATTTTTCAGTTCTCcaggaccctccctgactccagtgattcctaaaaGGTACCAGCAATGCCTCCACAGTCTCCTCAGCTAGCTCCTTCAGACGCATGGCTTAGAATCCATCTGGTTTGGGTGATTTATCTGCCTTTCAATTTTTGTAGCAtattctccttagtgatggccactgcactcGCCTCTGCCCCTTGATTCCCGTGAAGTTCTTGTACGTTGCTGGTGGtttccactgtgaaaacagatgcaaagtacctgttcagtttctctgtCACTTCTTTATTCTAGATTACTATGTCTCCAGTCTCATTTTGCAGCAGTCCAACgtccattcttgcctctctcttacctttttagATATCTTGAAAAAAATTTACAATCTTTTTGTTATTAGCCAACTTATCCTCCTATTTTATCATCAATCACTTTATTGCTTTTTCGGTTGTCCTctggtttttaaagacttcccactaatcttcaccatattgtatactttctcttttgcttttatcctgTCCCTGacatcccttgtcagccatggctgcctcGCCCTTCCCTTagtgtttctttttccttgggatgaatttctgctgtgtctcctgaattatccccagaatCTATTGTCATTGCTGTTCTAATGTCTTTCTTTTTAGGTTCTCCTTATATCTTTGTAGTTGGCTTTACTCAACTgctaataccattacatctgattccagcttctccctcaaaTTGCAGGGTGTATTGTATCATGTTGTGGTCACTGCCCCCAAGGGGTTCTTTCACCaaaagctccctaatcaagtctgcctcattacaccaGTAAATCCACAATTTCCTGTTCCCtcgtgggctctaccacaagttgCTCCAAAACGTCATCTAGCAGACATGCCATGAATTCTTTTTCTTGGGATATgctatcaacctgattttccaaGTTTGCCAACAAATTGAAGTCCCTCATAATTactgtaatagtgcctttcttaatGCCTTTTCTTTCTGCTGACTACTGCTAGAAGGCCCAtgcataactcccatcagggtcttctAAACGCTGACCTACCCAGCAACATCCACTTTGCATGAACAAATGAAAGGATACTCAAAGCTTTTACTTGTACTAATCGCTTATGCTTTAATgggagttatttttaaaattaggatTGTTCATAGAATTCTATACTATTCCACCAAAATGCTGTAAAGGCTAAATGTATCAAAATTGTGAAGGATGGATTGTATTTTTTTTGCTGAGCAGACATTAAGGGTTGTGGAAACAAGATggttaattatttaaaaatcaggaggggcatagataaggtgaatagcaaagatcgtTTCCCgagatgggggagttcaaacctaggggcaatttttaaggtgagagcagaaagatttaaaagggacctgagggtcatCTTTTTTAGAGTGGttaatatgtggaatgaactgccaaaggaagtagatgatagtgcaattacaacatttaaaagacatttggacaggtacatgaataggaaaggtttagagaaatatgggccaaatggaggcaagtaggactagtttagttttgaaactcggtcagcatggattagttggacagagggtctatctctgtgctgtatgactttatgactgagtTAAGCCATGCTCTAATTGAATAATGGAATGGTTCATATGTTCCAACATTTCAAGGCTGCATGTCAGATATTCAACTAACGAGCTGTTCTTTTTTGTAGAACGAAGCTGACAGAACCTTGATTTATATCACTCTTTATATTACTGAGTGCCTCAAAAGATTACAAAAGGTAAGAAAAAGTACTGTTTTATAAAATCTCACTTTAACTTTCGCTTGCCTTGCTTTGTCAGCCTTGAAGTTTGACAGGCAGACTAGCTTCAAACTATTTTGGTGCTACTCCAGCCAGTTCCGCCCAGCAGATATGTGATCTGAAGACTTTGCTTTATAGCTGGAGTCAGGAAGTTAGTTCATTGAGGTGGAATGGTGGTTAGAATGTTTCTGCTGCATTAAACATTTGCATgaaaagtttttacaaatatggtgGAAAAATAGGAGCAGCCCTTATTAAGTGAGgctgctgcagtattttgcacATGTGGTGAATTGTGAGCTAATAGTGTTTTTTTCATAAAATAGCATGCATTTCATCCCTTTTATATTTCAGGATTATTTTGGAATGTGACCAAGCTTTTCATTTTTTCTATTTTACACAGTGCAATTCCAAAAATCAAGGAGAGAAGGAAATGTACACCTTGGGGATAACTAACTTTCCCATTCCTGGAGAGCCAGGCTTTCCTCTTAATGCCATGTATGCAAAGCCAGGACACAAGCAGGAAGATGGTATGAGGATGCAGCATCATTCCAATCAAATAATCTATTATTAAAGGAAGAAAAAACTTATTTAGTCAGTTTTTCtactaatatttttattttaaaaacaaattgcagaaTGCTTGTCATGCCTCAGTCACAAGTAAATTTTATACTGATTTAAGCTTAGTTCCACATTATGATTGAAAAATACTGAAATACTGAAATTAAAATTTAGCTTTATGGTTCAGAATCCTCCTTTTAATTTCTCGATTTATGCTTTTAGTCAATTCAAGTTGTACActacctctgagaaaaagacccTTTCACTGCTTCTAGAAATTTACCAGAGAAGGTTTGAAATTAACGAGTGAAATGTAGGAATAGGGGCTTTGAATATTCCAATTTTCTCTCACTCCTTTTTGATAACCACTGCAATTGTGTGGCTAGGAGCTCAGTGTCAATGAAGAAGGTTAAACCTGAATCCCTCCATTATGTGATATATACACTGGTAGTCCAGTCCACTTTTTACACAAAATATAAGTGAACATTATATTTTGTGGATTGAATGCACATCCttgcatgtgatctaattttgcataaaataaatattttacttcTAACTTTGAAGGATTCAGGAATTTTAACTGTTTTACATTGAACAAAGCTGAAATGTCTAGTGTACTTTACATTGAGATTTGGTAGTTGATTGTCATTTATAATGTGTGTCCAGAGAATTGATTGTTCATGATCATGTGTATTCTGGTTACTTTTTCAGAGATGATGAGGGGTTAtttgcagcagatcaggcaagaGACTGGACTGAGACTTTGTGAAAAAGTGTTTGATCAACAGACTGACAAACCCAGCAAGGTAAGCAGCTATATTTTGGACTTTAAATTATGACTGTCATTTATATTTGCTGCTTGCCTAAAAGATTAAAGCAGTAAATTAACTGCCACAAAAAAAGTTAACCACAGCTATTGGTTTTAAAGGGTGGGTTAGAATCCTACTGGGATATAGGATGGGACtgcagaaatgaaaagaaataaaaataaaaagcgggccataccatcagtgcttcaccggagcctctctgatgatgttacctagtgtggtgatgaaacgtctgaaagcgaaccttccagctcagtgagcaaacttacatctaggACAGGACTGTGTTCCAGGGCACTGCTGGGAGGTTTTTGAGAGTAGGCTAAATGGACCAATGGTTTTCTCCTGCCTGGACTTTTTTTTTGACATATTCTTGTTGAGTTCTCAGCCCAAAGACAAGTCAGTTGACGCAGTACTGCAACCTCCATTAGAAGGAGGCAACGGACCACCTGAGCTGGAATTAGGAATGAATTCAGTACTATTGGGACCAACCTGAACCACATTGGCTGTGCAGTTAACTGCCACCGAAGAAGTCCGAATTACTGTGGCAATATACACTTTTATGTACGTGTTACTGTCTGAAACTATGGATAGTGATGATAGAGGCTTTAATCACTTGCTGCCAAATGactgaccaaaaaaaaaatcagttccaaaaacgtacaaccgagatggcctccttcttcaaggaccgcaatttcccccccgacatggtcggcgatgccctccaccgcatctcttccacttcccgctcctccgcctttgagctccgcccctccaactgccaccaggacagaaccccactggtcctcacctaccaccccaccaatctccatgtacagcgcatcatccgccgtcatttccgccacctccaaaNNNNNNNNNNNNNNNNNNNNNNNNNNNNNNNNNNNNNNNNNNNNNNNNNNNNNNNNNNNNNNNNNNNNNNNNNNNNNNNNNNNNNNNNNNNNNNNNNNNNNNNNNNNNNNNNNNNNNNNNNNNNNNNNNNNNNNNNNNNNNNNNNNNNNNNNNNNNNNNNNNNNNNNNNNNNNNNNNNNNNNNNNNNNNNNNNNNNNNNNNNNNNNNNNNNNNNNNNNNNNNNNNNNNNNNNNNNNNNNNNNNNNNNNNNNNNNNNNNNNNNNNNNNNNNNNNNNNNNNNNNNNNNNNNNNNNNNNNNNNNNNNNNNNNNNNNNNNNNNNNNNNNNNNNNNNNNNNNNNNNNNNNNNNNNNNNNNNNNNNNNNNNNNNNNNNNNNNNNNNNNNNNNNNNNNNNNNNNNNNNNNNNNNNNNNNNNNNNNNNNNNNNNNNNNNNNNNNNNNNNNNNNNNNNNNNNNNNNNNNNNNNNNNNNNNNNNNNNNNNNNNNNNNNNNNNNNNNNNNNNNNNNNNNNNNNNNNNNNNNNNNNNNNNNNNNNNNNNNNNNNNNNNNNNNGCTGGAcactctttcctcattcctgaagaagggcttatgcccgaaacgtcgattctcctgttccctggatgctgcctgacctgcgcttttccagcaacacattttcagcaaaaaaaaaatcactcctcTTACCATTTACTATTGGTATTTTTGGAAGGAATTCCAAATTGATACTCAAAATGTTTAGCCAAGTTATGAATGCACTTGCCTTAACCATCAAGTCCTGGACTGGGACTTGAAAACCGAATTCAGACTTAGGCAGCGGCAAACCACAAGACGTCCTATGGTATTAAAATACAGGACTCCTTTTGGTTTGGTCCATTAGAGTGATATTGTATTTATTCAGTGCCAACAGGACAAATATTTATACGTGCTATCCTAGAAAGAGGCTGCCACTAAAACAAAATGGCTGATTCAATCAATTcaaactgcatattaatgaaaTGAGCCATATCGTATGGTGCCTGTCAGTGATGGAAAGCAATAAGACAAGATGGTTTTAGACCGGATCATTGTTTCATCTAATATTACTGTGCTTCCTAAATCCAAATTAATTTATaagcacttttttttcaaaatcatctACCATGAATAATGTATCAAACTTAACCTTAAAAAGTAACTTCTATTTTATAGCTTCACTTACTCTCAGCAATTTATTAAATCGCACGACCTATGTGTTCTACTAAACTTTAAATTTGCTCgatctttatcttttttttttgaaaaatatttatagaatttttttttgcagttatTGTGTGACATGACATGGTAAATGATTTCTCTGGTGACTTAATGGTTTATTTTTAACAGGAGTCTTCTGTTTCCTGAATACAAGCCCTTAAGTTAAGCCCTTTCCGAAACACATGTTAAACACCTTGTCTGACACAAGTCAAGTAGTTTTAAATAACCATTGGGAAATTTGGAGTAATTTCTCTTTAACATTACTAAATATTACCAAGTATGTGATAAATTTaagttttgtatttttgtttataATAAATGCTACAATATACCATAAagtagtgagaccacacctagggTACTGCATATGGTTTAGACCCCTTTATATATTAGAgatctatttagagtcatagagatgtacagcatggaaacagacccttcagtccagcccatccatgctgaccagatatcccaatgtaatctagtcccacctggcccatatccctcctattcatatacccatccaaatgccttttaaatgttgcaattgtaccagcctccaccaccacctctggcaactcattccatacccataccaccctctgtgtgaaaaagttgccctttaggtctcttttatatctttcccctctcaccctaaacctaggccctctagttctggggaCATTTGCATTAGAAGCAGCTGAGAGAAAGTTCAATAGGTTGATGAAAGGGTTACCTTGTGGGAAAAGATTGAGCAGGTTGGGCTtgcattcattgaaatttagCAGCATGTGtgatgatcttattaaaacatagaTTCTGAGGGGGTTTAATATAGTGAATCCAAAGAGGAGGTTTTCCCTCATTGTGGGGCATCTAAAAGTACAGGCAGAGTTTCAAGAAatgggtctcccatttaagatacAAATAAATCTGCCTCTTGAGGTAttaatttttggaattctgtaaTCCAGCGAGCAGTGGCAGCTAGGTGATTGAATATATTTGAGGCTAAATTAGGCTGTCATTTGATCTACAAGGGAGTCTAGAGTTCTGGGGAACAATAGGAAAATGGAATCAAGgtcacagtgatatcaacaatgaccttattgaatggcagagtaggtttgAGGGACCAAAtaatctattcctgctcctgtttctttctttaaatcaTTTTGTTTGGAAAGTCTGACATTTTCAACATCTCATTGGAGAACAAGTTTGCTCTTGGATTTTATGATGATGAGGATGTACTATATTTGGTGAGAAGATGGCTGATGAGATGCAGAACAAAGATTTTTTTGTGTAATTACCAATGGGACTTAACCTTCGTAAACCTACTGcatcacctttttaaaatttatacatGGGATATTGGTATCACTGgctaaggcagcatttattgctcatcaatAATTGCTTGGATAGCAGTTAAGATGAAACTACTTTGCTGTGGTTCAAGAGTCACATaatagccagaccaggtaagtatggcagATCAATAATTTTAGAATTTGAACACCACCTTCTACGTCCTTCACCTACCTCAACACTCCaggccgctccctcaccaccagacgcctggaggaagaatgcctcctcttccgcctcggaacacttcaaccccagggcatcaatgtggacttcaacagtttccttatttccccttcccccacctcaccctagtttcaaacttccagctcagcactgtccccatgacttgtcctacttgcctatctccttttccacctatccactccaccctctcctccctgacctatcaccttcattccctcccccactcacctattgtactctacgctactttctcaccacccccaccttcctctagcttatctctccacgcttcaggctctctgcctttattcctgatgaagagcttttgcccaaaacgtcgatttcgctgctccttggatgctgcctgaactactgtgctcttccagcaccactaatccagaacctgtcATTATattcttcatttcctgaagaagggcttatgctcgaaacgtcgattctcctgttcctttgatgctgcctgccctgctgcgcttttccagcaacacatttttaagtccTGTCATTATATGGGTTGCTtgcagcacagccaacccattttcaccgaATTATGGTCCCATTGTACGCTTTCTTTCTCCCTAGCATATTATAATCCATCACTTTACCTAACTGTCATTTCTTTTCTGGACTTTATTTCCATTTATCTGCTTAGCACCCCCTTCTaactcacccacccacccacacgaATTGTTCAGCATATATACCTCTTTTCCTCGCTACTGTCAGttatgaagaagagtcactagaAAcactagctctgctttctctccacagatgcgtcccgacctattgagtttctccagtaatttctgtttttaaggatggcagattttcttccctaaagaacattagtgaaccagttgggtttttacaacaatcgacaggTCACATGATCAGCATTTGACTTTTTTCCCAGTTTCCCACCATCTGTCATagcctcagaacattagcctggattctggattactagtgcagTAACATTACCTCTATGCCCCGACCTCCCTCTGATACATTGTTTGGCCCAAGCTTTCTTTCtctaatgtcttttttttctggtCCCTCATCCAAGTGAAACAAATTGTAGTACTGAAATTAAATAAGCACAGTACTGGAATTGAAcgtaaaattagattagattagattcccaacagtgttgaaacaggccctttggcccaacaagtccacaccgaccctccgtacagtaactcacccagacccatttccctctgactaatacacctaacactgtgggcaattcagcatggccaattcaccttatctgcacatctttggactgtgggataaaccagagcatccggaggaaacccacgcagacacggggagaatgtgcagactccacacagacagttgcccgaggttggaatgaaacctgggtccctagtgctgtgaggcagcagtgctaaccactgagccaccatgccgccccccccccccccattggtGATATATAAAGTGCTCAAATTCTGAGTATTAATACACTTATAAATAATGCTTGCCTAAAATGTGTCTGAAGTTTGATGCAGATCAGAATATTGAAATTTCTGTAGGTTTCTACAATTTTTTAAGAATGTGGATTTCGGGGCCTTTTATGACACTGCAATCCACAGAAAATCTGGAGGACGTTCTCCATTTTTGAGTTGTCTCAGGAATCCAAATCTTGTCAGAAATCAGAATATTTCTTCCATCATTTAAGAATGGTTCTTGATGGGATTAAAGAAGGAGCAGTACTGACATTGTTTCCTTCTCCAAACTAAAAGACAAATTTAGGGAATGTTAAGATGAAGAATTAAAGATAAAATTATTTATAGACTTTTACATGATGGATGTTTAATCTCGGGTGAGGAAAACTGACCTAATCTGAATTGTTATATCATGTTTTGCTTAATTTTTTAGAGGATCATTTATGCAATAATGAAGTCACCTGCAGTTTACTCCTACAAGAGGAGGATGGTTTATTTAACataaatttgtattttttaaaaatagggttGTAGGGGAAGAACATGTTTTCTGGTTGACTCTTCCCTATTGCAATTCATGGTTACAGATGATATGATTTTAAACTAATGAGAATGGAACAGAGAatcttaattttctttttgtctttctaGTGGTGGACATGTTTTATAAAGAAGCAGTTCATGAACAAAAGCCTGTCAGCACCAGGACATTAAtatcagaaaaataatttaaaaaggtgAAACAGCTGAAACACCTGATGTGCAAGATGTCATGCAGCAAGATGTACAAAATCTTTTGCCTTGTTTCATATGATTTTATACAGGGTTTGGATACAATAAAAGTAGTGTTATTCTgaacagcattttttaaaaggtgAAGACTATTAAATACTTGGCATGGTATAATTTACTTGAGAGCTTCTTAGTTTGTGCCTGAATGGTAATCAGTAAGTCTAATATTTGAAAGCTATACCCTGATTCCCAGTGACTATTGTCATCACATTGCATGTTATTGCATCAGTATGTAAGCTGATGGTGCTTGCACAACTATATTAGTATTAGCAATATTGGTATTTCTCTCCTGTGACTGGTCTTAGAATACTACTAGTTGTAGTTTATAATAATGTTCATTTTCTGCTGTTTAACACGATTTTCTCAGCTGTAAGGAACAAACATAGTTAAATCAGAACCTTCTTGATTGCCAAGCTTTAATACGGATTAAGCTAGCTTTCCATATTTTGGCaaaaaatgttaattgttttctttttttaaaagaaaatggacTAATAAACTGTTGGACATCAAGtgggccttactgaagtcattcatgaaaagacagctggaaattgcaataaaaataattttaagatcTCAAAATATAAAATACTCAATTCTTGATTGAATTGGTAGTATAAGGAATTGAATACATTCATTTATCAGAACTGCTACATGGTGGTAATAGCACTTCAAACTATTATACACTATACAGCATGGCTAAATGTTGAAGTCTTTATTGTTGCCATTCAGTACAGTTGATAGGGTTGAATGCAAGTCTTACTCTTTGGGAAAACCACTTACTAGTGTGATAATCCCTACAAGGCCCATAGgaaatcactaattaatctcctAGAGCTTGTTGAGTATGAGTTGCCTTGGTAACAGGCAGTGGCCTGCCCAGCTGGAAGTCATCACCTGAGACTTTTACAGCCCATGTCAGTGATGGAGCCTCCATTGTTTCCACACTCAGCTTTCCTTGGGGAggcaagtggtattatcactagaatttgaattcaataaaaatctggaattgggaaTCTAGTGATGACAAATGAAAagttgtcaattgttgtaaagtccatctggttcattaatatactTCAGGGAGGAAAATCTGCCAACTTTACAttgtctggtctatatgtgactccagaccacagcaatgtggttgaatctcaaCTGCCCCCGGacaaacaaatgctggcctgacctGTGAcacctgcatcctgtcaatgaataataaataaaataggGCCATGTGAAGGGCTCTCTTGTGGCGCAGACTTAGAGACTCTACTCCTGGACTAGGAGGCCTGCGTTCAAGTCCCATTCACTCCAGAAgtatgtaatgacatctctgaataggttgattagaaaaatagggcCTGTATGAACGGGTCTCTTACAGTGTAATGGTAGTGTCCCCAGCCCTggaccaggagacctgggttcaagtgccactTGCTTTGGTGGTGTGTAATAAGAtcactgaataggttgattagaaaatatattaagTAATAGTAGTGTTCCACATTACACTGAGCCAAGAGACGTGGGTGGGTGTGTCATAAcacttctgaacaggttgatggaaATAACTACTGTCTCAGTAATTCATATGAGAAATATAAATCTTAGAGAAAATGTAAAGGCTTGAATAGTGTGGTGGGTCTGCAAAACTGTCTATCCTGGGTTGGACTAACCGATGTACACAAGTAGTGGCACTATTTTGGTGTTTAACAATTACTACGTTCCTTTGCAGTCACATTTCTTGAATTC
This region includes:
- the arpc3 gene encoding actin-related protein 2/3 complex subunit 3, which encodes MPAYHSTLMDSDVKLIGNMALLPLKTQFKGPAPKETKDTDVIDEAIYYFKANVFFKNYEIKNEADRTLIYITLYITECLKRLQKCNSKNQGEKEMYTLGITNFPIPGEPGFPLNAMYAKPGHKQEDEMMRGYLQQIRQETGLRLCEKVFDQQTDKPSKWWTCFIKKQFMNKSLSAPGH